The Zea mays cultivar B73 unplaced genomic scaffold, Zm-B73-REFERENCE-NAM-5.0 scaffold_198, whole genome shotgun sequence genome contains a region encoding:
- the LOC118474039 gene encoding probable cytochrome c biosynthesis protein gives MMGITKQKLGNEHEMSINEFSHYLLFPGLFVAFTYNKKQPPAFGAAPAFWCILLSFLGLSFRHIPNNLSNYNVLTANAPFFYQISGTWSNHEGSIFSWCWIPSFYGFLFCYRYRGRPQSHNVSKRRGYRETFIFSFVSNFVKNSILSLQQKSGAAPQLYTPFVRRTLVDSELRSQSKRPFNGPALFNAPLDPVLKMSFALLGAGRSRGSREGKRTNLLLHLARDEKERASSIDEQQIDGALGIALFFSPFLSASSDPFVRNFFVRTEPLAESNPVPQDPISAIHPPCIYAGDVASAMGFGLCRSKMMNGIVALHSPPMRKDAAEKNGTLLRSAGCVGSHIRSSLFTRSFKHFVGGAPALLLRSNRSLLRRRFFAFSSLWTGALMDTGREQAKRVVVRNGKKDTTTSPLCWTAGANTVVSDQDQEPIRIWILTCWLFLTVGISPGSWWAHHELGRGGWWFRDPVENASFMPRVLATALIHSVILPLLHYWTSLLNILTLPCCVSGTFSIRSGLLAPVHSSATDDTRGRFLWRFFLLITGISMTLFYQMKQVRRTYKKEMVVARSTLVHLRHPARAQPRPVMLWKNLASCWAGYSEPATGWLPDFVPSVALRKSLWRGAAGYF, from the coding sequence ATGATGGGAATAACTAAGCAGAAATTAGGAAATGAGCACGAAATGTCTATAAATGAATTTTCTCATTATTTGTTATTTCCGGGTCTTTTCGTTGCATTCACTTACAACAAGAAACAACCACCAGCGTTTGGTGCAGCACCTGCATTTTGGTGCATTCTTCTTTCTTTCCTTGGTCTTTCGTTCCGTCATATTCCAAATAACTTATCTAATTACAACGTATTAACCGCTAATGCACCTTTTTTTTATCAAATCTCAGGGACATGGTCTAATCATGAGGGTAGTATTTTCTCATGGTGTTGGATCCCAAGTTTTTATGGATTCCTTTTTTGTTACCGGTACCGGGGTCGACCCCAAAGCCATAATGTCTCAAAACGCAGAGGCTATAGAGAAACTTTTATTTTTTCCTTTGTCTCGAACTTCGTGAAGAACTCCATTCTATCTCTCCAACAAAAAAGTGGAGCTGCGCCCCAGTTGTACACTCCCTTCGTTCGGAGAACCCTTGTTGATTCTGAACTTCGTTCGCAAAGTAAGCGTCCTTTTAACGGGCCAGCCCTTTTTAATGCGCCGCTTGACCCAGTTTTGAAAATGAGCTTTGCTCTTCTGGGCGCTGGGCGCTCCCGTGGTTCGCGAGAAGGAAAAAGGACTAATCTTTTGTTACATCTGGCACGAGATGAAAAAGAGAGAGCTTCGTCTATCGATGAACAGCAGATTGACGGAGCTCTTGGCATTGCTTTGTTTTTCTCTCCTTTCCTATCAGCGAGTTCCGATCCTTTTGTTCGAAATTTCTTCGTTCGTACCGAACCGCTTGCAGAATCAAATCCTGTTCCACAAGATCCTATATCAGCTATACATCCTCCTTGCATTTATGCCGGAGACGTCGCCAGTGCTATGGGCTTTGGGTTATGTAGATCAAAAATGATGAATGGGATTGTGGCACTCCACTCGCCGCCAATGCGGAAGGATGCCGCCGAAAAGAATGGAACGCTGCTTCGCTCTGCTGGATGCGTCGGATCCCATATAAGAAGCTCGCTCTTTACCCGATCATTCAAACATTTTGTGGGCGGCGCGCCTGCTCTATTGTTGCGTAGCAATAGAAGCCTGCTTCGGCGGCGCTTTTTCGCCTTCTCTTCGCTCTGGACAGGAGCGCTAATGGACACGGGGAGGGAGCAGGCGAAGCGTGTTGTCGTTCGTAATGGAAAGAAAGACACCACTACTTCGCCTCTTTGTTGGACCGCCGGCGCGAACACAGTGGTCTCTGACCAGGACCAGGAACCAATTCGAATTTGGATCTTGACATGTTGGTTGTTTTTAACCGTAGGCATCTCGCCAGGAAGTTGGTGGGCTCATCATGAATTAGGTCGGGGTGGCTGGTGGTTTCGGGATCCCGTAGAAAATGCGTCTTTTATGCCTCGGGTATTAGCCACAGCTCTTATTCATTCAGTAATTCTACCCCTTCTTCATTATTGGACCTCGCTTCTGAATATTTTGACTCTTCCATGCTGTGTCTCAGGAACCTTTTCAATACGGTCCGGATTGCTAGCTCCCGTTCATAGTTCTGCTACAGACGATACACGAGGAAGATTTTTATGGCGGTTCTTCCTTCTAATTACAGGCATATCTATGACTCTTTTTTACCAGATGAAGCAGGTCCGTAGAACCTATAAAAAAGAGATGGTTGTGGCGCGAAGTACTCTTGTGCACCTACGTCACCCGGCTCGCGCGCAACCCCGCCCCGTTATGTTATGGAAGAATTTAGCTTCTTGCTGGGCTGGTTATTCCGAGCCAGCAACTGGCTGGCTGCCGGATTTCGTCCCGTCCGTAGCGCTTCGGAAGTCACTCTGGCGTGGCGCTGCTGGATACTTCTGA